The Deltaproteobacteria bacterium genome window below encodes:
- the gcvH gene encoding glycine cleavage system protein GcvH, whose product MSQDVPANLRYTKEHEWARRDGDVIVVGITAHAVEQLGDITLVTLPSIGTKVGAGDRFGDVDSVKAVSELYAPLAGEIVAKNADLDATPERVNEDPYGAGWMIKIKPADAAAFDGLLDADAYGKLL is encoded by the coding sequence ATGAGCCAAGACGTCCCCGCCAACCTTCGCTACACCAAGGAACACGAGTGGGCCCGCCGCGACGGCGACGTGATCGTCGTCGGCATCACCGCCCACGCGGTCGAGCAACTCGGCGACATCACGCTGGTGACCTTGCCGTCCATCGGCACCAAGGTCGGCGCCGGCGATCGCTTCGGCGACGTCGACTCGGTGAAGGCGGTGTCGGAGCTCTACGCGCCCCTCGCGGGTGAGATCGTGGCCAAGAACGCCGACCTCGACGCGACCCCGGAGCGCGTCAACGAGGACCCCTACGGCGCCGGCTGGATGATCAAGATCAAACCCGCCGACGCCGCCGCGTTCGACGGCCTGCTCGACGCCGACGCCTACGGCAAGCTGCTGTAG
- a CDS encoding protein kinase → MSTASACPDPSALEAFGRGGLDAATRARIELHLDGCSGCAGTLATLLRLFASDDAQLQTTLSEPTLAHADGSAVPLQVGRYRLGARIGAGAMGMVHEAVDPELHRRVAIKLLHPGITVDVELTRARMLREARAMAQLAHANVVAVHDVGRVGEQVFVAMELVDGTTLARWLEQRQRTLPEILAMFVQAGRGLMAAHAVGLVHRDFKPDNVLIGNDGRARVTDFGLARPLSQWLEAPGADGVLDHDGATGPSRSAPLGATVASAVLATAQGSIVGTPAYMAPEQWRGLPADARSDQFAFCVALYHACFGARPFAGDGVFALAESVLQGRLRPPPRSAPAWLRQALLQGLASDPAARHASMADLLAALERDRSRRMRAAGMVGAMALGVGGTVAVLAWLGGVTAPAPASTLALPSPTEVAPTTVEGAAATAPAIAPTPSVDECRARAADLDGRWDAPRREALRSALSAMDDGAAVVARVMPVLDRFAETHRQLATAACDPGLADAPVRLRCLARMRGQLDAFVQRALDLPRFQVVDAVAHGALTLPDPRRCGHERWLRAEPSAPPPGDAAAITVLDGELAAAEALVRLDRYGAAPAAIEDVLTRARERGFTSLAGRAELALGLAHAERGATDLAIAQLEAAATTATAGHDDTVRVAAAVALVEVLGPAALRPVDAGRWADAAAAIVARIDDATLRGELALARGLERAALSDPLAAVASLDAATDALRTAVGEDHPTFARARLARAAAALVLDDPATARRESDDAVASLARSVGPEDLRYGAALAVQARVRLVTGDATEAQRAIEAAISIAFPSESLRHDFDRGRWLGVQGEIQRSRGDLDAAAKSFEDAMIYLYVEPEKALPLSWQGALAIERGATTDGLARLDAALAAAIAGLGEDDPRLVPLLSDIGRAQRRAGATAAARRSFERAVGLAEAHFGFAPATALAQWDLAELERADGHDARALELFDDVYVPLVGAFGQHHWRVRESTLARADLAWALGQHEYGGRLYDAIVAELEAAYGPADPRAQRARSRRRPEP, encoded by the coding sequence GTGTCGACCGCGAGCGCGTGCCCGGACCCCTCGGCGCTGGAGGCCTTCGGACGCGGTGGGCTCGACGCGGCGACCCGTGCCCGCATCGAGCTGCACCTCGACGGCTGCAGCGGCTGCGCCGGCACACTGGCCACGCTGCTGCGACTGTTCGCGTCGGACGACGCGCAGCTGCAGACGACCCTCTCGGAGCCCACGCTCGCCCACGCCGACGGGTCGGCGGTGCCGCTGCAGGTCGGCCGCTACCGCCTGGGTGCGCGCATCGGCGCCGGCGCGATGGGCATGGTCCACGAGGCGGTCGACCCCGAGCTGCACCGGCGGGTCGCGATCAAGCTGCTGCATCCCGGCATCACCGTCGACGTCGAGCTCACGCGCGCACGGATGCTCCGCGAGGCGCGGGCGATGGCGCAGCTGGCCCACGCCAACGTGGTCGCGGTGCACGACGTCGGTCGCGTCGGCGAGCAGGTGTTCGTCGCGATGGAGCTGGTCGACGGCACCACGCTCGCGCGCTGGCTCGAGCAGCGGCAGCGCACGCTGCCAGAGATCCTCGCGATGTTCGTGCAGGCCGGCCGCGGGCTCATGGCCGCGCACGCGGTCGGGCTGGTGCATCGCGACTTCAAGCCCGACAACGTGCTGATCGGCAACGACGGCCGCGCGCGCGTCACCGACTTCGGGCTCGCACGGCCGCTGTCGCAGTGGCTCGAGGCGCCGGGTGCCGACGGCGTGCTCGACCACGACGGTGCCACCGGGCCCAGCCGCAGCGCGCCGCTCGGCGCGACCGTGGCGAGCGCGGTGCTGGCCACGGCACAGGGCTCGATCGTCGGCACGCCGGCGTACATGGCCCCCGAGCAGTGGCGCGGCCTGCCGGCCGATGCCCGCTCCGATCAGTTCGCTTTCTGCGTCGCGCTCTACCACGCGTGCTTCGGCGCGCGCCCGTTCGCCGGCGATGGTGTGTTCGCGCTGGCCGAGTCGGTGCTGCAGGGGCGCCTGCGCCCGCCACCGCGCAGCGCCCCGGCGTGGCTGCGACAGGCGCTCCTGCAGGGGCTCGCGAGCGACCCTGCGGCGCGGCACGCCAGCATGGCCGACCTGCTCGCCGCGCTCGAGCGCGATCGATCCCGACGCATGCGCGCCGCGGGCATGGTCGGCGCGATGGCCCTGGGCGTCGGTGGCACGGTCGCGGTGCTCGCGTGGCTGGGTGGCGTCACCGCGCCCGCGCCGGCCTCGACGCTCGCGCTGCCATCGCCCACCGAGGTCGCGCCGACGACGGTGGAGGGCGCGGCCGCGACGGCGCCCGCGATCGCCCCGACGCCGTCGGTGGACGAGTGCCGTGCCCGCGCGGCCGACCTCGACGGACGGTGGGACGCGCCGCGCCGCGAAGCACTGCGCTCGGCGTTGTCGGCGATGGATGACGGCGCGGCTGTCGTCGCCCGTGTGATGCCGGTGCTCGATCGCTTCGCCGAGACCCACCGCCAGCTCGCGACCGCGGCATGCGACCCGGGCCTCGCGGACGCGCCGGTGCGACTGCGATGCCTGGCGCGGATGCGTGGGCAGCTCGACGCCTTCGTGCAACGAGCGCTCGATCTCCCCCGCTTCCAGGTCGTCGACGCGGTCGCCCACGGCGCGCTGACGCTGCCCGATCCGCGCCGTTGCGGACACGAACGCTGGCTGCGGGCCGAGCCGTCCGCACCGCCGCCGGGCGACGCGGCCGCGATCACCGTGCTCGACGGCGAGCTCGCGGCCGCCGAGGCGTTGGTGCGGCTCGATCGCTACGGCGCAGCCCCGGCCGCGATCGAGGACGTGCTGACGCGCGCACGCGAGCGCGGCTTCACGTCGCTGGCCGGCCGCGCCGAGCTCGCGCTGGGGTTGGCCCACGCCGAGCGCGGTGCGACCGACCTCGCGATCGCACAGCTGGAGGCCGCGGCCACCACCGCGACCGCGGGCCACGACGACACCGTGCGCGTGGCCGCGGCGGTGGCATTGGTCGAGGTGCTCGGGCCAGCGGCGCTGCGCCCCGTCGACGCCGGGCGGTGGGCCGACGCCGCCGCGGCGATCGTCGCCCGCATCGACGACGCGACCCTGCGTGGCGAGCTCGCGCTGGCCCGCGGGCTCGAGCGTGCGGCGTTGTCGGACCCGCTGGCTGCGGTGGCCTCGCTCGATGCGGCCACCGACGCGTTGCGCACGGCCGTCGGCGAGGACCACCCCACGTTCGCGCGCGCCCGGCTGGCGCGGGCCGCCGCCGCGCTGGTGCTCGACGACCCCGCGACCGCGCGCCGCGAGAGCGACGACGCGGTGGCCTCGCTCGCCCGCAGCGTCGGTCCTGAGGATCTGCGCTACGGCGCTGCGCTGGCGGTGCAGGCCCGCGTGCGACTCGTCACCGGCGACGCGACCGAGGCCCAGCGCGCGATCGAAGCCGCCATCTCGATCGCGTTCCCGTCGGAGTCGCTGCGCCACGACTTCGATCGCGGGCGTTGGCTCGGTGTGCAGGGCGAGATCCAGCGCAGCCGCGGCGACCTCGACGCGGCCGCCAAGTCGTTCGAGGACGCGATGATCTACCTGTATGTCGAGCCCGAGAAGGCGCTGCCGCTGTCATGGCAGGGGGCGCTGGCGATCGAGCGCGGCGCCACGACCGACGGCCTCGCGCGACTCGACGCCGCGCTCGCGGCCGCGATCGCAGGCCTCGGCGAGGACGATCCACGCCTGGTGCCGTTGCTGTCGGACATCGGCCGCGCGCAGCGTCGCGCCGGCGCCACCGCGGCCGCCCGCCGCAGCTTCGAGCGCGCCGTCGGGCTCGCCGAGGCCCACTTCGGCTTTGCGCCCGCGACCGCGCTCGCGCAGTGGGACCTCGCGGAGCTCGAGCGCGCCGACGGCCACGACGCGCGCGCGCTCGAGCTGTTCGACGACGTCTACGTGCCGTTGGTCGGCGCGTTTGGTCAGCACCACTGGCGCGTCCGCGAGAGCACGCTCGCGCGGGCCGATCTCGCCTGGGCGCTGGGCCAGCACGAGTACGGCGGCCGCCTCTACGACGCGATCGTGGCCGAGCTCGAGGCCGCCTACGGACCCGCGGATCCACGGGCCCAGCGGGCCCGCTCGCGGCGTCGCCCGGAGCCATGA
- a CDS encoding citrate synthase translates to MSTTTDDKAATLNLPDGRAVTLPIRTGSENEQALDIRTLRADTGYITIDTGYMNTGSTTSAITYLDGEQGILRYRGYPIEQLAEHSNFVEVSYLLIHGRLPTETELVEFRRQLTRHSLIHEDMLHFFAGFPPTAHPMAVLSAMVTSLSAYYPDSMDPKLLDLHITRLLSKVRTIAAFSYKKSIGQPIVYPKNALRYCGNFLHMMFAVPSEEFEVSPVLEKALNQLLILHADHEQNCSTSTVRMVGSSGANPYAAVAAGILALWGPLHGGANQEVIEMLEGIRDDGGDYKKFLDDVKNKRGNRRLMGFGHRVYKNYDPRAKILKAMADEVLDFLGVDDPLLDLAKEIEAVALREDYFVSKKLYPNVDFYSGILYRAMGFPTDMFTVMFAIGRLPGWIAHWKEMVQDPGTKIARPRQIYTGENERQYVPIDQRR, encoded by the coding sequence ATGTCCACCACCACCGATGACAAGGCCGCGACGCTGAACCTACCCGACGGTCGCGCAGTGACGCTGCCGATCCGCACGGGCAGCGAGAACGAGCAGGCGCTCGACATCCGCACGCTGCGTGCCGACACCGGCTACATCACGATCGACACCGGGTACATGAACACGGGCTCGACCACGAGCGCGATCACGTACCTCGACGGCGAGCAGGGCATCCTGCGCTACCGCGGCTACCCCATCGAGCAGCTCGCCGAGCACTCCAACTTCGTCGAGGTCAGCTACCTGCTGATCCACGGGCGGCTGCCGACCGAGACCGAGCTGGTCGAGTTCCGCCGGCAGCTGACGCGGCACAGCCTCATCCACGAGGACATGCTGCACTTCTTCGCCGGCTTCCCGCCGACCGCCCACCCCATGGCGGTGTTGTCGGCGATGGTCACCTCGCTGTCGGCCTACTACCCCGACTCGATGGACCCCAAGCTGCTCGACCTGCACATCACGCGGCTGCTGTCGAAGGTGCGGACCATCGCGGCGTTCTCCTACAAGAAGTCGATCGGCCAGCCGATCGTCTACCCCAAGAACGCGCTGCGCTACTGCGGCAACTTCTTGCACATGATGTTCGCGGTGCCCTCGGAGGAGTTCGAGGTCTCGCCGGTGCTGGAGAAGGCGCTCAACCAGCTGCTCATCCTCCACGCCGACCACGAGCAGAACTGCTCGACCTCGACGGTGCGCATGGTCGGCAGCTCCGGCGCCAACCCCTACGCGGCGGTGGCCGCGGGCATCCTCGCGCTGTGGGGCCCGCTGCATGGCGGCGCCAACCAAGAGGTCATCGAGATGCTCGAGGGCATCCGCGACGACGGTGGCGACTACAAGAAGTTCCTCGACGACGTGAAGAACAAGCGCGGCAACCGGCGCCTGATGGGCTTCGGCCACCGCGTCTACAAGAACTACGATCCGCGCGCGAAGATCCTCAAGGCGATGGCCGACGAGGTGCTCGACTTCCTCGGCGTCGACGATCCGTTGCTCGACCTCGCCAAGGAGATCGAGGCGGTCGCGCTGCGCGAGGACTACTTCGTGTCGAAGAAGCTCTATCCCAACGTCGACTTCTACAGCGGCATCCTCTACCGCGCGATGGGCTTCCCGACCGACATGTTCACCGTCATGTTCGCGATCGGACGCCTGCCGGGCTGGATCGCCCACTGGAAGGAGATGGTGCAGGACCCGGGCACGAAGATCGCCCGGCCGCGCCAGATCTACACCGGTGAGAACGAGCGGCAGTACGTGCCGATCGATCAGCGCAGGTAG
- a CDS encoding GAF domain-containing protein, whose translation MTDALHDGHEPAFGEADLSNCEREQIHLAGSIQPHGALLVVREPELLVVQASANAQAFLGLVAPPLGARLEQLCPDLAARIRAHLGDALDVLPVAVRCRVGDPPTEFDGLLHRPPAGGLIIELERAGAAVELAGAFEQALQRIVASASVRVLCDETARIFRGITGYDRVMVYRFDDEGHGEVLSEQKEPKLDPLLGNRYPASDIPQIARRLYERNRVRVLVDVEYEPVPILPRLSPLTGGELDMSLCFTRSMSPIHIQYLKNMGVCATLVVSLLVGERLWGLVACHHYQPRIFQYELRGVCELLAEVVGTRIAALESFAQSQAELTVRRLEHRMVETISRDGDWRSALFDSAQSILEPVGASGAALLLEDQVMTTGEVPSTDQLREIGRWLDRKGLGESGGPGLFATAALALDEPAFAPLTGVASGLVAATVSNQAGEYLVWFRPEQVRTVTWGGNPFKPVMIGNSPSDLSPRRSFAKWHQLVEGTSEPWSPASLTTARLIGDTVTDVLVQFRSVSMLIAQHQLDLVRGQVQSSDQAVIVADADTRLLMTSQAFEALLPAGAVQLERLEDLPRLFHSPMKVLRRLHELVSRAQTWRGEAELITQDGGARPVLVRADPVFSAPRKVLGFVVVLSDMSERKAADAARRRLQERIVETHRFSAGRLSSRADLIYQRLLSSVVENAQLAALEITDGVEVSRMAELVDSVRSSVERSAQLLELLLQHSASLDRD comes from the coding sequence ATGACTGACGCGCTCCACGACGGACACGAGCCGGCCTTCGGTGAGGCGGACCTCTCCAATTGTGAACGCGAGCAGATCCACCTCGCGGGCTCGATCCAGCCCCATGGTGCGCTGCTGGTGGTGCGCGAGCCCGAGCTGCTGGTGGTGCAGGCCAGCGCCAACGCGCAGGCATTCCTGGGCCTCGTCGCCCCCCCGCTCGGTGCAAGGCTCGAACAACTGTGCCCCGACCTCGCGGCCCGCATCCGCGCGCACCTGGGCGATGCCCTCGACGTGCTGCCGGTCGCGGTGCGTTGTCGCGTCGGCGATCCGCCCACCGAGTTCGACGGCCTGCTGCACCGCCCGCCGGCCGGCGGACTGATCATCGAGCTCGAGCGGGCCGGCGCGGCGGTCGAGCTCGCTGGCGCGTTCGAGCAGGCCTTGCAGCGCATCGTGGCGTCGGCCTCGGTCCGCGTGCTGTGCGACGAGACCGCGCGGATCTTCCGTGGCATCACCGGCTACGACCGCGTCATGGTCTATCGCTTCGACGACGAGGGTCACGGCGAGGTGCTGTCCGAGCAGAAGGAGCCCAAGCTCGACCCGCTGCTCGGCAACCGCTATCCGGCCTCGGACATCCCGCAGATCGCCCGCCGGCTGTATGAGCGCAACCGCGTGCGCGTGCTGGTCGACGTCGAGTACGAGCCGGTGCCGATCCTGCCGCGGCTGTCACCGTTGACGGGTGGCGAGCTCGACATGTCGCTGTGCTTCACGCGCAGCATGTCGCCCATCCACATCCAGTACCTCAAGAACATGGGCGTGTGCGCGACGCTGGTGGTGTCACTGCTGGTGGGCGAGCGGCTGTGGGGCTTGGTCGCCTGTCATCACTACCAGCCGCGCATCTTCCAGTACGAGCTGCGCGGGGTCTGCGAGCTGCTCGCCGAGGTCGTCGGCACCCGCATCGCCGCGCTCGAGAGCTTCGCCCAGTCCCAGGCCGAGCTCACCGTGCGCCGGCTCGAGCACCGCATGGTCGAGACCATCTCGCGCGACGGCGACTGGCGCAGCGCGTTGTTCGACAGCGCACAGTCGATCCTCGAGCCGGTCGGCGCCAGCGGTGCCGCGCTGCTGCTCGAGGACCAGGTCATGACCACCGGCGAGGTGCCCAGCACCGATCAACTGCGCGAGATCGGTCGCTGGCTCGATCGCAAGGGCCTGGGCGAGAGCGGCGGGCCTGGCCTCTTCGCCACCGCGGCGCTCGCACTCGACGAGCCCGCCTTCGCGCCGCTGACGGGGGTCGCGAGCGGACTGGTCGCGGCCACGGTGTCGAACCAAGCCGGCGAGTACTTGGTGTGGTTCCGGCCCGAGCAGGTGCGCACGGTGACCTGGGGCGGCAACCCGTTCAAGCCGGTGATGATCGGCAACAGCCCCTCGGATCTGTCGCCTCGCCGCTCGTTCGCCAAGTGGCATCAGCTGGTCGAGGGTACCTCCGAGCCGTGGTCGCCGGCGTCGCTGACGACGGCGCGGCTCATCGGCGACACCGTCACGGACGTGCTGGTGCAGTTCCGATCGGTCAGCATGCTGATCGCACAGCACCAGCTCGACTTGGTGCGCGGTCAGGTGCAGAGCTCCGATCAGGCGGTGATCGTCGCCGACGCCGACACCCGGCTGCTGATGACCAGCCAGGCCTTCGAAGCGCTGCTGCCCGCGGGAGCGGTCCAGCTCGAGCGACTCGAGGATCTTCCGCGGCTCTTCCACAGCCCCATGAAGGTGCTCCGACGGCTGCACGAGCTGGTGTCGCGGGCGCAGACCTGGCGCGGCGAGGCCGAGCTCATCACCCAAGACGGCGGTGCGCGTCCGGTGCTGGTCCGTGCCGATCCCGTGTTCTCCGCGCCGCGCAAGGTGCTCGGGTTCGTGGTGGTGTTGTCGGACATGAGCGAGCGCAAGGCGGCGGATGCGGCCCGGCGGCGCCTGCAGGAGCGCATCGTCGAGACCCACCGATTCTCGGCTGGACGACTGTCGTCGCGCGCCGACCTGATCTACCAGCGCCTGCTCTCGTCGGTGGTCGAGAACGCCCAGCTCGCCGCACTCGAGATCACCGACGGCGTCGAGGTCTCGCGCATGGCCGAGCTCGTCGACAGCGTGCGCAGCTCCGTCGAACGATCGGCACAGCTGCTCGAGCTGCTGCTGCAGCACTCGGCGAGCCTGGATCGCGACTGA
- the ppsR gene encoding transcriptional regulator PpsR codes for MTLANFAQPDVTLRLDLDGIIRRADLSEAMGGEGLEAWVGRPWAETVTEGGNAQVLRMLDDARTSGLSSFHQVRQRFPSGLEIALEYATVRLGEGGLIAIGRSLEVVSELRARFLATQTSMERDAWRLREVETRYRLLFDASAQPVLLIDANDTRVVEANPAAVRALGRVSDLRLLPELADDDRDGFAATLERVREQGKAPGVVVHLGPHRQPWLVRASLVDAGSSATFVLQLSPTAATLERSEGLPVEELIARLPEGFVVVDGEGVIRMANRAFRELVAQPADPALVGQPVDRWLARPGADLVAIRDHVHRSGVLSGFASALRRASGEIEVELSAVTTGEFVGILVRRRSRSLPAGARSGPEAKALLREMVQEAVASVEQSCIDAVEEIGQSERERAAQLLAMRRRDLHDKLTRQASETGAANDEPDPTPGDD; via the coding sequence ATGACCCTCGCCAACTTCGCGCAACCCGATGTCACGTTGAGGCTCGACCTCGACGGCATCATCCGACGCGCCGACCTGTCCGAGGCGATGGGGGGCGAAGGTCTCGAGGCGTGGGTGGGTCGGCCGTGGGCGGAGACCGTGACCGAAGGCGGCAACGCCCAGGTGCTGCGCATGCTCGACGACGCCCGAACCAGCGGCCTGTCGTCGTTCCATCAGGTGCGACAGCGCTTCCCGAGTGGCCTCGAGATCGCGCTGGAGTACGCCACCGTGCGGCTCGGCGAGGGCGGACTGATCGCGATCGGTCGCAGCCTCGAGGTGGTGTCCGAGCTGCGCGCGCGCTTCCTCGCCACCCAGACCTCGATGGAGCGCGATGCCTGGCGCCTCCGCGAGGTCGAGACTCGCTACCGGCTGCTGTTCGACGCGTCGGCCCAGCCGGTGCTGCTGATCGACGCCAACGACACGCGCGTGGTCGAGGCCAACCCGGCCGCGGTGCGGGCGCTCGGCCGGGTCAGCGACCTGCGACTGCTGCCCGAGCTCGCCGACGACGATCGCGATGGCTTCGCGGCGACGCTCGAGCGGGTGCGCGAGCAGGGCAAGGCGCCTGGCGTCGTGGTGCACCTCGGACCCCATCGGCAGCCGTGGTTGGTGCGGGCCTCGCTCGTCGATGCCGGCTCGTCCGCGACCTTCGTGCTGCAGCTGTCGCCGACCGCGGCGACGCTCGAGCGCAGCGAGGGCCTGCCCGTCGAGGAGCTCATCGCGCGGCTGCCCGAGGGCTTCGTGGTCGTCGACGGTGAGGGTGTGATCCGCATGGCGAATCGTGCCTTCCGCGAGCTCGTGGCGCAGCCCGCCGATCCCGCGCTGGTGGGCCAACCCGTCGATCGCTGGCTCGCGCGGCCTGGGGCCGACCTCGTGGCGATCCGCGATCACGTCCACCGCAGCGGCGTGCTCAGTGGGTTCGCGAGCGCGTTGCGCCGCGCGAGCGGTGAGATCGAGGTCGAGCTGTCGGCCGTGACCACCGGCGAGTTCGTCGGCATCCTCGTGCGTCGGCGCAGTCGTTCGCTGCCCGCAGGCGCCCGCTCGGGGCCCGAGGCCAAGGCGTTGCTCCGCGAGATGGTGCAGGAGGCGGTCGCCTCGGTCGAGCAGAGCTGCATCGACGCGGTCGAGGAAATCGGACAGAGCGAGCGCGAAAGGGCTGCGCAGCTCCTGGCCATGCGACGCCGCGACCTCCACGACAAGCTCACCCGTCAGGCGTCGGAGACGGGGGCCGCCAACGACGAGCCCGATCCGACGCCGGGCGATGACTGA
- a CDS encoding enterobactin esterase — protein MRRHALALLTVPLASGCYQGAATDTGDGGTSTGEATTTATTASSTTAPGSSTTASTTTDAGTTTGVGPGDSSGDDGSGGGSSSTGYDPGIEGDGDYEIGPDYVDAPEIVPGEGVPRGDIYHFTMDSADSAIFPGVTGPYTRDVWVYVPQQYEDGTAAPFMLVQDGGGYRDLTSATLDTLIDAQELPAMIGIFINPGPGDGMGSERGLEYDRVSEDYTNFIETEVLPIIALQPEIAAAHPGLAFTDDPWGRATMGGSSGGACAFTMGWLRPDLYRRILTYSGTFVRQHSSDDYPNGAWEYHEHLIAEGDELPLRVFLEVGENDLNLDGNFGDGMHDWVAANYAMAAALAAKTYHYRFVFAQAAGHVDGRVLRQTLPETLRWLWRGYPVD, from the coding sequence ATGCGACGCCACGCCCTCGCCCTGCTCACGGTCCCACTCGCGAGCGGCTGCTACCAAGGCGCCGCGACGGACACCGGCGACGGTGGCACGTCCACCGGCGAGGCCACGACGACCGCCACGACCGCGTCGAGCACCACGGCGCCGGGCAGCAGCACCACCGCGTCCACGACCACCGACGCCGGCACCACCACCGGCGTCGGTCCCGGCGACAGCAGCGGCGACGACGGCAGCGGCGGCGGCTCGAGCTCGACCGGCTACGACCCCGGGATCGAAGGCGACGGCGACTACGAGATCGGGCCCGACTACGTGGACGCGCCCGAGATCGTGCCCGGCGAGGGGGTGCCGCGCGGCGACATCTACCACTTCACGATGGACTCGGCCGACAGCGCGATCTTTCCCGGCGTGACCGGACCGTACACCCGCGACGTCTGGGTCTACGTGCCGCAGCAGTACGAGGACGGCACCGCGGCGCCGTTCATGCTCGTGCAGGACGGCGGTGGCTACCGCGACCTCACCAGCGCCACGCTCGACACCTTGATCGACGCTCAGGAGCTGCCGGCGATGATCGGCATCTTCATCAACCCGGGGCCCGGCGACGGCATGGGCAGCGAGCGAGGTCTCGAGTACGACCGCGTGTCCGAGGACTACACCAACTTCATCGAGACCGAGGTGCTACCGATCATTGCGCTGCAGCCCGAGATCGCCGCGGCCCACCCGGGGCTCGCGTTCACCGACGACCCGTGGGGCCGCGCGACCATGGGTGGCAGCTCGGGGGGCGCGTGCGCGTTCACGATGGGCTGGCTGCGGCCGGATCTCTACCGCCGCATCCTCACCTACTCCGGCACGTTCGTGCGCCAGCACTCGAGCGACGACTACCCCAACGGCGCGTGGGAGTACCACGAGCACCTCATCGCCGAGGGCGACGAGCTGCCGCTGCGGGTGTTCCTCGAGGTCGGCGAGAACGACCTGAACCTCGACGGCAACTTCGGCGACGGCATGCACGACTGGGTCGCGGCCAACTACGCCATGGCGGCAGCGCTGGCGGCCAAGACCTATCACTACCGCTTCGTGTTCGCGCAGGCCGCCGGCCACGTCGACGGTCGCGTGCTGCGACAGACCCTGCCCGAGACGCTGCGCTGGCTGTGGCGCGGCTACCCGGTGGATTGA